The following coding sequences are from one Onychomys torridus chromosome 14, mOncTor1.1, whole genome shotgun sequence window:
- the C14H14orf180 gene encoding nutritionally-regulated adipose and cardiac enriched protein homolog, giving the protein MRSAAQVLRPDSHPRTRHPTRENEGATWGSQPPRTERGGDRKCPPSILRPRRQECGCHGAEPQRTSRHVRFREPLEVAVHYIARKDTTATVKVPSRPASRGGSLLQPASCSGSLFLWLTLCVLLGVVLGLYCGQANHVTVALEDLWSWLLVLLLRLWHVVLACWHCLLRL; this is encoded by the exons ATGAGGTCTGCAGCTCAAGTCTTGCGCCCTGATTCCCACCCACGGACACGCCATCCAACCAGAGAGAATGAGGGGGCCACGTGGGGCTCACAACCTCCCCGGACTGAGAGG GGAGGTGACAGGAAGTGCCCCCCCTCTATCCTGAGACCCAGACGGCAGGAATGTGGGTGCCATGGGGCTGAGCCACAGAGAACTTCAAGGCATGTGCGGTTCCGAGAGCCCCTGGAGGTGGCGGTCCACT ACATTGCCCGCAAGGACACCACAGCCACGGTCAAGG TACCCAGTCGACCAGCTTCCCGTGGTGGCTCTCTGCTCCAGCCAGCGTCCTGCAGTGGCTCCCTATTCCTGTGGCTGACTCTGTGTGTTCTACTTGGAGTGGTGCTGGGCCTGTACTGTGGCCAGGCCAATCATGTCACAGTAGCCCTGGAGGACCTCTGGAGCTGGCTCCTCGTCCTCCTCTTGCGCCTGTGGCATGTAGTCCTTGCCTGTTGGCACTGCCTCCTGCGGCTCTGA